One window from the genome of Triticum urartu cultivar G1812 unplaced genomic scaffold, Tu2.1 TuUngrouped_contig_3014, whole genome shotgun sequence encodes:
- the LOC125527146 gene encoding pentatricopeptide repeat-containing protein At2g27610-like, which produces MPGSQSVVSWTAMIGGCIQNGDIPLAASLFSRMREDNVKPNEFTYSTMLTTSLPVLPPQIHAQIIKTNYQHAPSVGTALLASYSKLGSTGEALSIFETIDQKDVVAWSAMLSCYSQAGDCDGATNVFMEMSMQGMKPNEFTISSVIDACASPTAGVDQGRQFHAVSIKYRYQDAVCVGSALVSMYARKGSIDSARSVFERQTERDLVSWNSMISGYAQHGYSKEALDTFCQMEAAGVEMDGVTFLAVIIGCTHAGLVQEGQRYFDSMVRDHKISPTMEHYACMVDLYSRAGKLDETMNLIGDMPFPAGAMVWRTLLGACRVHKNVELGKLAAEKLLSLEPLDSATYVLLSNIYASAGRWKERDEVRKLMDSKKVKKEAGSSWIQFKNKVHSFIASDKSHPLSDQIYAKLKAMTARLKQEGYCPNTSFVLHDMAEEQKEAMLVTHSERLALAFGLIATPPGTPLQIVKNLRVCGDCHVVMKMVSAIEDREIIMRDCSRFHHFKSGACSCGDFW; this is translated from the coding sequence ATGCCAGGATCTCAGAGTGTCGTTTCATGGACTGCTATGATAGGCGGATGCATTCAGAACGGTGATATTCCTCTTGCTGCCTCACTCTTTAGCAGAATGAGAGAAGACAATGTCAAGCCAAATGAGTTCACCTACTCGACGATGCTCACAACATCACTGCCAGTCTTGCCTCCCCAGATTCATGCCCAGATCATCAAAACCAACTACCAGCATGCACCGTCTGTTGGGACTGCACTTCTTGCCTCATACTCAAAGCTTGGAAGCACTGGAGAAGCCCTCTCTATATTTGAAACCATTGACCAGAAGGACGTTGTTGCATGGTCTGCAATGTTGTCGTGCTATTCCCAAGCTGGCGACTGCGATGGTGCCACAAATGTGTTCATGGAGATGTCCATGCAAGGCATGAAGCCAAATGAGTTTACTATCTCTAGTGTCATCGATGCATGTGCTAGTCCCACCGCTGGGGTTGACCAGGGTAGGCAGTTCCACGCTGTTTCGATCAAATACAGATACCAGGACGCTGTCTGCGTGGGCAGCGCACTTGTCAGCATGTATGCAAGAAAAGGGAGCATTGACAGTGCTCGAAGTGTCTTTGAGAGGCAGACAGAGAGAGACTTGGTGTCATGGAACTCGATGATATCAGGGTATGCGCAGCACGGTTACAGCAAGGAGGCCCTTGATACATTCTGTCAGATGGAAGCTGCAGGCGTCGAGATGGATGGCGTCACATTCCTCGCGGTTATCATAGGATGCACTCATGCTGGACTTGTACAAGAAGGCCAGCGATACTTCGATTCCATGGTTAGAGACCACAAGATCAGTCCCACCATGGAGCATTATGCGTGCATGGTGGATCTCTACAGCCGCGCAGGCAAGTTGGATGAAACAATGAACCTTATCGGAGACATGCCTTTCCCAGCGGGTGCAATGGTATGGCGCACACTGCTAGGCGCATGCAGAGTTCACAAGAATGTTGAGCTTGGGAAGCTGGCCGCAGAGAAGCTGCTATCGCTTGAACCGCTCGATTCGGCTACATACGTGCTGCTCTCCAACATCTATGCGTCCGCAGGGAGGTGGAAAGAGAGGGATGAAGTGAGGAAGCTCATGGATTCTAAAAAGGTGAAGAAGGAAGCTGGATCCAGCTGGATTCAGTTCAAGAATAAGGTCCATTCCTTTATAGCCTCCGACAAATCGCACCCTCTGTCCGACCAGATATACGCAAAGCTGAAGGCGATGACAGCCAGGTTGAAGCAGGAGGGTTACTGTCCGAACACGAGCTTTGTGCTCCATGACATGGCAGAAGAGCAGAAGGAAGCCATGCTGGTCACGCACAGTGAGCGGCTGGCTCTTGCCTTTGGTCTGATAGCTACACCACCAGGGACGCCCCTTCAGATTGTCAAAAACCTGCGGGTCTGTGGGGACTGCCATGTGGTGATGAAGATGGTGTCGGCGATTGAGGACAGGGAGATCATCATGCGAGACTGCAGCAGGTTCCACCACTTCAAATCTGGTGCCTGCTCTTGTGGTGATTTCTGGTGA